In Panthera tigris isolate Pti1 chromosome C1, P.tigris_Pti1_mat1.1, whole genome shotgun sequence, the following proteins share a genomic window:
- the FNDC5 gene encoding fibronectin type III domain-containing protein 5 isoform X2 — MYSPSAPVNVTVRHLKANSAVVSWDVLEDEVVIGFAISQQKKDVRMLRFIQEVNTTTRSCALWDLEEDTEYIVHVQAISIQGQSPASEPVLFKTPREAEKMAAKNKDEVTMKEMGRSQQLRTGEVLIIVVVLFMWAGVIALFCRQYDIIKDNEPNNNKEKTKSASETSTPEHQGGGLLRSKFPNKPSVNIIEA; from the exons acagcCCCTCGGCCCCAGTGAATGTCACTGTCAGGCACCTTAAGGCCAACTCTGCAGTGGTGAGCTGGGACGTCCTGGAGGATGAGGTTGTCATCGGATTTGCCATCTCTCAGCAG AAGAAGGACGTGCGGATGCTGCGCTTCATCCAGGAGGTGAACACCACCACCCGCTCGTGCGCCCTCTGGGACCTGGAGGAGGACACCGAGTACATTGTGCACGTGCAGGCCATCTCCATTCAGGGCCAGAGCCCAGCCAGTGAGCCAGTGCTCTTCAAGACCCCTCGTGAGGCTGAGAAGATGGCGGCCAAGAACAAAG aTGAGGTGACCAtgaaggagatggggaggagcCAACAGCTGCGAACCGGCGAGGTGCTGATCATCGTGGTGGTCCTGTTCATGTGGGCCG GCGTCATCGCCCTCTTCTGCCGCCAGTATGACATTATCAAGGACAACGAACCCAATAACAACAAGGAGAAGACCAAGAGTGCGTCGGAAACCAGCACACCAGAGCACCAGGGCGGAGGTCTTCTCCGCAGCAAG tttcCAAACAAGCCCTCGGTGAACATCATCGAAGCATGA
- the FNDC5 gene encoding fibronectin type III domain-containing protein 5 isoform X3 codes for MYSPSAPVNVTVRHLKANSAVVSWDVLEDEVVIGFAISQQKKDVRMLRFIQEVNTTTRSCALWDLEEDTEYIVHVQAISIQGQSPASEPVLFKTPREAEKMAAKNKDEVTMKEMGRSQQLRTGEVLIIVVVLFMWAGVIALFCRQYDIIKDNEPNNNKEKTKSASETSTPEHQGGGLLRSKI; via the exons acagcCCCTCGGCCCCAGTGAATGTCACTGTCAGGCACCTTAAGGCCAACTCTGCAGTGGTGAGCTGGGACGTCCTGGAGGATGAGGTTGTCATCGGATTTGCCATCTCTCAGCAG AAGAAGGACGTGCGGATGCTGCGCTTCATCCAGGAGGTGAACACCACCACCCGCTCGTGCGCCCTCTGGGACCTGGAGGAGGACACCGAGTACATTGTGCACGTGCAGGCCATCTCCATTCAGGGCCAGAGCCCAGCCAGTGAGCCAGTGCTCTTCAAGACCCCTCGTGAGGCTGAGAAGATGGCGGCCAAGAACAAAG aTGAGGTGACCAtgaaggagatggggaggagcCAACAGCTGCGAACCGGCGAGGTGCTGATCATCGTGGTGGTCCTGTTCATGTGGGCCG GCGTCATCGCCCTCTTCTGCCGCCAGTATGACATTATCAAGGACAACGAACCCAATAACAACAAGGAGAAGACCAAGAGTGCGTCGGAAACCAGCACACCAGAGCACCAGGGCGGAGGTCTTCTCCGCAGCAAG ATATGA